The following are encoded together in the Pleurocapsa sp. FMAR1 genome:
- a CDS encoding DUF2294 domain-containing protein — MGGLPTRGQLERKISQEIQAFYRCYLGHQPSKVTCQIFSNKIALILENSITNAELILIDEGKNELAKKVRFNLDEAIQPKLKELIEEITAEKVADILSDATLNTGRTGIIVVLSDMPEIRSLNGIPKIK; from the coding sequence ATGGGTGGTTTGCCAACTCGCGGACAACTAGAGAGAAAAATATCTCAAGAGATCCAAGCATTTTACCGTTGCTATCTAGGACATCAACCTTCCAAAGTAACTTGTCAAATTTTTAGTAACAAAATTGCCTTAATTCTTGAAAATTCAATCACTAATGCCGAACTAATTTTAATTGATGAAGGGAAAAATGAGCTAGCCAAAAAAGTGCGCTTCAATCTAGATGAGGCTATTCAACCAAAACTAAAAGAATTAATTGAAGAAATAACCGCAGAAAAAGTTGCTGATATATTAAGTGATGCTACTTTAAATACTGGTCGAACAGGAATTATTGTTGTTTTAAGCGATATGCCAGAGATTCGTAGTTTAAACGGTATACCTAAAATTAAATAG
- a CDS encoding response regulator: MCRSILVVEDNDDISLLLILVLESAGYQVKAISNGKNALETVAQIQPNLILMDIMMPEVSGLEVSREIKTKPNYQSLPILLVSAVDRLQEKQFDDSKADGIIYKPFDLNYLVSRVDELTNVRQAVAS; encoded by the coding sequence GTGTGTAGATCTATTTTGGTGGTGGAAGATAATGATGATATTTCGTTGTTGTTGATTTTGGTTTTAGAATCAGCAGGATATCAGGTAAAAGCCATAAGCAACGGTAAAAATGCCCTGGAAACTGTTGCTCAAATCCAGCCAAACCTAATACTAATGGATATCATGATGCCAGAAGTTAGTGGCTTAGAGGTTTCTCGTGAAATAAAGACCAAGCCTAACTATCAATCTCTGCCTATTTTGCTTGTCTCTGCTGTTGATCGCCTTCAAGAAAAGCAGTTTGATGATAGCAAAGCAGACGGCATAATTTATAAGCCATTTGATTTAAACTACTTAGTTTCTAGAGTTGATGAATTGACAAACGTTCGTCAAGCAGTAGCTAGTTAA
- a CDS encoding mechanosensitive ion channel family protein: protein MSYSFSIFKGLNIRAKRSHFALIAMAIAFSVFFAPIALTQEEESIPTPTEPAPIAIPSDGLYFADILVRNRPVFQIGSLPQIDASARAEIINRRIASLLAQNETPDKIEITPDNPRKIATLRIKNRILMTVTQQDAEDFGLSTEALAKRWSQQLDTAFDKPPLAIDVTQRLYTTTRELLRNIVSNLPSLVGAIIVIGITWVAAKILRYLAYTWAKQTEGDSNTELLIGKLSYGAVWAIGFIVALGVMGLDFGALLGALGLTSVAIGFSLKDVLSNYISGVILLAARPFRINDQVVIGEYEGTITQVQLRATTMKTYDGRLVYIPNQEVFQASIINNTASPRRRSSVMVGIDYGEDLSDAIAVISQVLENFQEVETNPAPDVLVSELAASTVNLEIRFWVDSRRSGFLATTSKVAQRVKEALEAADIDMPTDIYTLILRELPGQIQLKEK, encoded by the coding sequence ATGTCATATTCATTTTCTATTTTTAAAGGATTAAATATTCGTGCCAAGCGATCGCATTTTGCTCTAATAGCAATGGCGATCGCTTTTTCAGTTTTTTTTGCACCTATCGCTCTAACTCAAGAAGAAGAAAGCATTCCTACGCCAACTGAGCCTGCCCCAATAGCTATCCCTAGCGACGGGCTTTATTTTGCCGATATTTTAGTCAGAAACCGCCCTGTGTTTCAAATTGGTAGCTTACCTCAAATTGATGCTAGTGCTAGAGCAGAAATTATTAATCGCCGTATAGCCAGTCTTTTAGCACAAAACGAAACCCCAGACAAAATAGAAATTACCCCTGACAATCCTCGTAAAATTGCCACCCTGAGAATTAAAAACCGCATTTTGATGACCGTTACCCAGCAAGATGCGGAGGATTTCGGCTTAAGCACTGAAGCCTTGGCTAAAAGATGGTCGCAGCAGCTAGATACGGCTTTTGATAAACCACCCCTGGCGATCGACGTTACTCAGCGTTTATATACAACTACCAGGGAATTGCTGCGAAATATCGTCAGCAATTTACCTTCATTGGTAGGTGCAATTATTGTAATTGGCATCACCTGGGTTGCTGCCAAAATATTACGCTATCTTGCTTATACCTGGGCAAAGCAAACCGAGGGAGATTCAAATACTGAACTTTTGATCGGCAAACTTAGTTATGGTGCAGTCTGGGCAATTGGTTTTATAGTTGCTCTAGGTGTTATGGGACTAGACTTTGGGGCGTTGTTGGGTGCCTTAGGACTTACAAGTGTGGCAATTGGTTTTAGCCTCAAGGATGTATTAAGTAACTATATTTCTGGAGTTATTTTGCTAGCTGCTCGTCCGTTTCGGATTAACGATCAGGTTGTTATCGGCGAGTACGAAGGCACAATCACTCAGGTTCAACTAAGAGCAACAACTATGAAGACTTATGATGGTCGGCTAGTTTATATTCCTAATCAAGAAGTGTTTCAGGCAAGCATTATTAATAATACTGCTTCTCCTCGCCGTCGTAGTTCGGTAATGGTAGGAATTGACTATGGAGAAGATCTTAGTGACGCGATCGCGGTAATTAGCCAGGTATTAGAAAACTTTCAAGAAGTAGAAACAAATCCTGCACCAGATGTATTAGTTAGTGAACTTGCTGCTAGTACGGTTAATTTAGAAATCCGCTTTTGGGTAGACTCCCGCAGATCTGGTTTTTTGGCAACCACTTCTAAAGTTGCTCAGAGGGTTAAAGAAGCTTTAGAAGCAGCAGATATTGATATGCCTACAGATATTTACACTTTAATTTTGCGTGAGCTACCTGGGCAAATTCAGTTGAAAGAGAAATAG
- the dndD gene encoding DNA sulfur modification protein DndD gives MIFTELVIENFGAYVGKQTINLRPENDGSIRPIVLIGGMNGGGKTTLMDAIRLALYGQRAKCSTRGNLGYSEFLFQSVNSQATLADITKIELSFEDIFEGHWQQFKIIRAWNKELKDGKDSLSIEREDRFDSNLEDNWDEYIENILPLGISNLFLFDGEQVKELAELDTPPPAVVEAINNLLGLELAERLSVDLSVLVNRKRKAVANKAQLLTIEEIEQKLVVKKENRQQLQKDFAEIEKKLKQAHKQRDRAQSKFNQQGGKIAATREVIEAKIQDFNSQLEQKRLELIKVAESSLPLGLITPLLADARKQGEQEVKSQQFKQAQVVLEARDQRLLNYLSDISLSSESINKIEFFIETENKTIADSIKATADNYLDLTEKQLQQLISIPQDRLAIETKLSQNIIKEIEQLKTKINITETQLASAASPEDYQKLVDAVEDGKAAVSRYKILYDLAQEKLQNIDKEIDRIQQELNRKLKNYSEEAIDKIGDEHIIKSATKVQETLKLFKEKLTLKKLNKLETEVKDCFLYLLHKSNLINRVTIDSDRFKLELYDHNGQLFPKQRLSAGEKQLLAIAFLWGLARVSGRNLPIAIDTPLGRLDSSHRHNLVERYFPTASHQVILLSTDTEISEKEVTMLREQEAISQEYLLKYNPDSRQTIAEKGYFW, from the coding sequence ATGATTTTTACCGAATTAGTTATTGAGAATTTTGGTGCCTATGTAGGAAAGCAGACGATCAATTTGCGTCCAGAAAACGATGGCAGTATTCGTCCTATTGTTCTAATAGGAGGGATGAATGGTGGCGGTAAGACTACCTTGATGGATGCAATTCGTTTAGCTTTATACGGACAAAGGGCTAAATGTTCTACTAGGGGTAATTTAGGCTATAGTGAGTTTTTATTTCAGTCGGTAAATAGTCAGGCTACTTTAGCAGATATAACTAAAATTGAGTTATCTTTTGAAGATATTTTTGAAGGACATTGGCAACAGTTTAAAATTATTCGTGCTTGGAATAAAGAGCTTAAAGACGGCAAGGATAGTCTTAGTATTGAGAGAGAAGATAGGTTTGATAGCAACCTAGAAGATAACTGGGATGAATATATCGAAAATATTCTACCTTTAGGTATTTCTAATTTGTTTTTGTTTGATGGAGAACAAGTTAAAGAGTTAGCTGAATTAGATACTCCTCCTCCTGCCGTAGTTGAAGCAATTAATAATTTATTAGGCTTAGAATTGGCAGAGAGGCTATCTGTCGATCTGTCAGTTTTGGTTAATCGAAAACGCAAAGCAGTAGCTAATAAAGCACAGTTGTTAACTATAGAAGAAATTGAGCAGAAGCTAGTAGTTAAAAAGGAGAATAGGCAGCAGTTACAAAAAGATTTTGCTGAGATCGAAAAAAAATTAAAGCAGGCACATAAACAACGCGATCGCGCTCAAAGCAAATTTAATCAGCAAGGTGGTAAAATTGCAGCGACTAGAGAAGTAATTGAAGCTAAAATTCAAGATTTCAATAGTCAATTGGAACAGAAAAGACTGGAATTGATTAAAGTAGCTGAAAGTAGTCTACCTTTGGGGTTAATTACACCTTTATTAGCTGATGCAAGGAAGCAGGGAGAACAAGAAGTTAAATCGCAGCAGTTTAAGCAAGCACAAGTTGTTTTAGAGGCTAGAGATCAAAGGTTATTGAATTATTTAAGTGATATTTCTTTATCGTCAGAATCAATTAATAAAATAGAATTTTTTATCGAAACGGAAAATAAAACTATTGCAGATTCTATTAAAGCTACAGCAGATAATTATCTGGATTTAACGGAAAAACAATTACAGCAGTTAATTAGTATTCCTCAAGATCGTTTGGCAATAGAAACTAAGCTATCTCAGAATATTATCAAGGAAATTGAACAGCTAAAAACTAAGATAAATATTACTGAAACTCAATTAGCAAGTGCTGCATCCCCAGAAGATTATCAAAAATTGGTTGATGCAGTAGAAGATGGAAAAGCAGCAGTGAGTAGGTATAAAATCTTATACGATTTAGCTCAAGAGAAACTACAAAACATAGATAAAGAAATCGATCGCATTCAACAAGAATTAAACCGCAAGCTCAAAAACTATAGTGAAGAAGCTATTGATAAAATTGGCGATGAACATATTATAAAGTCGGCAACTAAGGTACAAGAAACCCTCAAGCTGTTCAAAGAAAAACTTACCCTCAAAAAACTTAATAAGCTTGAAACTGAAGTCAAGGACTGTTTTCTATATCTGCTGCATAAATCTAATTTAATTAACCGCGTGACAATTGATAGCGATCGCTTTAAACTAGAGCTATACGATCACAATGGTCAACTGTTTCCTAAGCAACGATTATCGGCAGGGGAAAAACAACTACTGGCAATAGCCTTTTTATGGGGTTTGGCTAGAGTCTCAGGACGTAATTTACCGATTGCGATCGATACTCCTTTAGGCAGATTAGACTCCTCTCACCGTCATAACTTAGTCGAGCGATATTTTCCTACCGCATCACATCAGGTAATTCTGCTGTCCACCGATACAGAAATAAGCGAAAAGGAAGTAACCATGTTACGTGAACAAGAAGCTATTTCCCAAGAATATTTACTTAAATATAATCCTGATAGCCGTCAAACCATTGCAGAGAAAGGATACTTTTGGTAA